Part of the Ornithodoros turicata isolate Travis chromosome 6, ASM3712646v1, whole genome shotgun sequence genome, ttccttTTTCCTCGCCCaggcaacaataccagacgagaacacagaaaagtAAATCGTATCAGCCTTAATGAaccatatcaattcgaaatacgtACTGTTAttacagattttgacaactccaaagagcagggcatcgtgatgaccacataGAAATTAGGAAGGAATTTCTTAcccagagctatacgtacacgtagtgattagacctttgcatttattcaatgagtggccattataTAGGTTCATTGCAagaaaacatgacatcgttttTGCACAGTTGATTCCTGCTAACattcacgctatcatggccgctcgtcctatgaagctatttcttttttttttcttttttttcgctgggccagcaacaggggatgcattgtattcatctgttcacacgtgttaatcttcgtctacagctccgagatgtgaacgtcgcttcctgttcaacccaaaaagtgtacgaactacGTATTTCAATGCACGGGCACACGGCACGGATgcagagatgcacggataaacacgcccactttgacaccactgatctctatgtataaaggctggatcgcgcataggagaggggcctgtgggagagaggtgcgacaaccggccgccatgttggagggcccactggcgccggctgctcccataggaaacaatgggaagcgatttgatttggagtatttattgcgctttaaacgctcctcatttctgattagcacgcatcatTCTTAGGATTCAGGGTggtgatgtattccaaacgtgcttcagccgtgttcctgtagtttttaatggtaattgcctttttttttcttctccgctgcctgtattccgaGTAGGGGTtcgtaactgtcgtgcacaaggcgcatacgcatgaaggtgaatttggtgaatgtcaacctataaaattaattatttttgctcagaaaggtttcacactgtttgttattgtaaggtacttccgtttttatattttttgtttgttgttcggttttcgtgtggtgttccgcggttctcgttcgtCATTATGGtttggtattgtacggttctcgtttgacgttttcctttatcgtattatgctctacgagtgtctgtgtgtgtgttctgcaataagacctcgatccttattctgaatgggctcattattttattcaccacatcaccaccagcaatgaggtggaGTATAGACCTTGGCAataaaactccccattcctcatcttaaaataatgTTATTGtcatgagtggtttgcagttgttcagctgtcagcgtatttcattacagaaattcgaagcgctgtgcactaagagcatgcacatgcatgacttatcacacacgctctaggagcgactgcacatacgaggttaacacaacagtttatttacttccaccgtacctcacaaattaaaagaacagtggaacaaattggcatattggcgcaggttctgcatccgcttcttcggcacagctgagcgactgcgaggggaacctgcaagcacaagcgcattgtttatagaaaatacatggtcttgagattTGTAGGAGCTGCCACatatactttcttagtacgtaatggcaccagcgaagtagctaTGCAAACAAGACCGAGTTGTCAGATgtatgcgatacgaataaacagatttttcctcaaaataaagagcttacctgcgaaaaattatccctctttctctgtccgtgtgaagtgtactcaaagctgcaacaaaacTGGCATGGCATGCCCTTTCTTTTAaggtaaattttaaaaaatacgggcagccccacttgaactaaatgcagacgacagaatgcgttgggcccaccaatatggcggccatTTCGTGATGGAACAGACCTTGCTTTTCCAGCCACCAGTCGAGACGGTGccaaaccattctctccatcagttttcccatgaAGATtatcaggctcacagggcgaaaggaggatagggcattgaggggggggggggattgccTGAAACTAATGGCTTCCTccatgtactgctcgcgacacggttgtttGAATTTGCCGATCAGTGAGTCCGTAGCCCGCGCTTCCTTGGTTGCCCTCCGAAACGTGTTTATTGCCCAAAACGAATGGTCTTGTAGCAGTAGTGATTTAGGGTAGAATAACCAGCGGAACGccaatttcagacaaccgtgtcgcgagtaGTACATGGTAAACATCCCTGTTGCCAAGATTTATTATACACAAGATTATTATGAAGCAAAGctttggagtgaccgcccgtcaaggtttcgcagtgccgcataggtgattttatcgggtcccgGGGACGAGCCTACGTTCACACAAGGTCCAACGCTGTCTTTAGCTTGATTAGAGGGAAGTCACGGTTCATGACCTCCGGTGGTCTGGGCCGATGTTGGTTAATTTCAGCCGTCACACGCTGGACAAAACTGCTCTGTACTGGAGTCGTCGAGGCAGCCGTCGGTGTCGTTACTACCACACAAAAGtctgtcgctagcgtgttttcgttTACACCCTTAACATAGCCAATGCCGCGAGATGATTCCTTTGAGGGAGCGTCTCCTTCAGAGATCGAATTGTTCTCTAGATCTTTTTCGCGGGGTCAAACAGTGTAAGTTGTTGACAAAACTTATGCCAACGCTTCCGGtcttctttcttaagttctcgtgtaactttagctttcatccggcggtatgcGACAATGTcagtaagttgccctgtccgacgagccgttcttacTGCTCGTATTAGCTTCAGGCACAGGGACTGCGTCAATGCAAGCATCTGCAACAGGGTTGCCACATTTGGCTACGTTGCACCAAAGTGGCTATTTTCTCACTGTCGGCGCCGAAATTTTGGCAAGGGCGACTGGTCAGTTTTGTGGCTACATCGCGGATGCTTCTTGGCGCTACATTTGAGGCCCCTGTGTACCCAAGTTAGGAGAGTTTTAATCGCGGCGCCTCATATAATGTCGAAGTACCAAATATGCGTTTACTCGTCTCTCCCTTGATGACCGGCGTCCTGAAAATCGCCCTTCTGTTTTCTCTTCGTGTGCTGGGACTTCAGCACCCATTAGAAAACCCTCGAGTGGGCAAGACTAATCCTCCGACTAAGCGCTGTTGTGTCTCTCATGAGGGAGGTGTCTCTCGTGAGGGAGGTATAATAATATACCTCCCTCTCGACGTAAATACACGAGCAATCATAAGCTATTGTGTGTGGGAAATTTCCGACGGACATCAAGAGAACCCCAGTGGCCGAAATTATCCGCTGACCTACCTCGCGGAACGCGCAACATGTCTCCATTttataggcagacaaaccttacgcgtaacatcacggcaccaacATTATTTATCGTAAGCTATCTCTTTCGTTTAGCACTAGCCGCTAAGCTGCTTCTGTTTCATTCTCTAGTCATGTTTCATTTGGAAGCTAAAGTATATCGACATACCCAGGACCCTGGACATGTCATCCATTCTGAAAATGTCGCGTACCCTAGGAACTTGAACCGAAGGGTTTACTTCTATTTGTCACTGTGTATCGCACATGCTGGACAGTCCAACTGGCAGTTCCGCATTCGTGGTACAATTACGATGCAGAAGCTTAGCTCGTTGCATATGATATGATGCCTGCAGACCACTGGCTTCAGAATTGGCTAATACAAGGGAAACTGGCAACTTCTGGCCACTTTCTCATGGCGCGTTGGCGACTTTTCAGGATTTCGACTTGGAGACTCTGGAGGCACACCAGGCGAAGTATAGGAGGCACACACGTCATTATTATCAGACGCCATTGTGGCGCAGGAATGGACTGACAACCGTACCCGGTTGGACTGGTGGAGAACAACTGGTTTAATCGCGCTTTACGCGCTCACGTTCAAACTGAGCTGCCATCATCTGCTGGCACTAGTGCTGCTACAGGCCTCCCCTCCTAGACCCTGGTCGTAACCAGGGGAGAATGCCAGGAAACCTTGCGCCGAGGGACAGAGCGTCGGCGTTGAGGGCCTCCACAGTGGGAGGGAAGGTCGGGGAGATGCACAGGGGCAACGAGTGTCTCAAGATGAGCGGGCTTCACCCTGTCGAGGGAGATGGTTTCGCGGCGGCCATTAACGTCGACTGTTACGGCCTTGTCGCTGCGGGTCAGTATCTTGTAAGGGCCAGCATTTGCAGGGGTCAGGGGTGGCTTGGCATGATCCATCCTGACGAAGGCGTGAGAGGCGTTGGCGAAATCTGGGGACACGAAAATCTTCCTATGGGAAGGCTGACGAGGTAGGGCGGGTTTGACGGCCTGGAAATGCTGACGGAGGCGCGTTGCGAAGTCGTCACCGGTGGGGGGAGGCTTCGGACTGGAATCGAGGAAGTCCCCAGGCAAGCACAAAGGGGAGCCGAAGACTAACGTCGCCGAGCTACACTTGAGATCCTGCTTTGGCGAAGAGCGTAGGCCGAGGAGCACCCATGGCAAATGGTCAACCCAGTTAGTGGGCTCAGGCTGGGAACAGAGGGCGGCTTTTAGCTGGCGGTGCAGCCGCTCCACCATCCCGTTCGCCGCGGGGTGGTAGGCCGTCGTCATCATATGCTTAGCTCCGATAGCTTTCAGAAGAGAGGTGAAGGAGCGGAAGGTGAACTGGCGTCCCCTGTCGGTGGTCACAATGTCAGGGCAGCCGAAATGGGCGACCCAACCGAGTAGAAACGCGCGGCCGACCGTATCCGCCGTTGCGTCTGGGATGGGTACAGCCTCTGCCCAGCGCGTAAAGCGGTCCACGCAGGTGAAGAGATACCGGTAGCCGAGTGAAGAGGGAAGTGGGCCAACCAGGTCCAAATGAACGTGGCAGAACCGGCCTTCAGGCGTGGGGAACGCTTTGAGTGGTGTCTAGATGTGGCGTTCAACTTTGGTCCGCTGGCAAGCAAGACAGGAGCGGGTCCAGCTGTGGATGTCCTCGTTGATATTTGGCCACACATAGCGGGTTGCAATGGACTTCTGTGTAGCGCGCACGCCGGTGTGGGCGAGGCTGTGGTACTCGCTGAAGATCCGGCGGCGTAGCGGCTCGGGGACGAAGGGGCGAGGATGCGCAGTGGACACGTCGCAGAAAAGAGGGTCGACGCAACCAGGGAGGTGTACCTTTTGAAGG contains:
- the LOC135398628 gene encoding uncharacterized protein LOC135398628, which translates into the protein MTTAYHPAANGMVERLHRQLKAALCSQPEPTNWVDHLPWVLLGLRSSPKQDLKCSSATLVFGSPLCLPGDFLDSSPKPPPTGDDFATRLRQHFQAVKPALPRQPSHRKIFVSPDFANASHAFVRMDHAKPPLTPANAGPYKILTRSDKAVTVDVNGRRETISLDRVKPAHLETLVAPVHLPDLPSHCGGPQRRRSVPRRKVSWHSPLVTTRV